A DNA window from Gorilla gorilla gorilla isolate KB3781 chromosome 6, NHGRI_mGorGor1-v2.1_pri, whole genome shotgun sequence contains the following coding sequences:
- the LOC109027862 gene encoding guanine nucleotide-binding protein G(I)/G(S)/G(O) subunit gamma-5: protein MSGSSSVAAMKKVVQQLRLEAGLNRVKVSQAAADLKQFCLQNAQHDPLLTGVSSSTNPFRPQKVCSFL from the coding sequence ATGTCTGGCTCCTCCAGCGTCGCCGCTATGAAGAAAGTGGTTCAACAGCTCCGGCTGGAGGCCGGACTCAACCGCGTAAAAGTTTCCCAGGCAGCTGCAGACTTGAAACAGTTCTGTCTGCAGAATGCTCAACATGACCCTCTGCTGACTGGAGTATCTTCAAGTACAAATCCCTTCAGACCCCAGAAAGTCTGTTCCTTTTTGTAG